The Catellatospora citrea DNA segment GGACCACACCGGCGGGCAGCGCCTGGCTGAGCACGCCGAGCAGCGCGGGCCGCGACACCAGGTGGACCGGCTCGCCGTGGCGCTCCCGGACCTTGTCCATGTCGAGGGTGACGATGCGCGACCCGTCGGGCCGGCGGATCGCGCCGCTGCGCTGGGGCAGCCCGGCCGCGCGCACCGCCCCGCCGACGCCGAGTCCGTCGAGCGCGCGCAGCGCCGACGGCCAGATGCCCAGACCGGTGCCGGTGGTCGGCAACGTGTCGCTGCGCTCGTACACACAGACCTGCCAGCCGGCCGCCCGCAGCCCGATGGCGGTCGCCAGACCGCCGATGCCGCCACCCACGACGGCCGCCGTTCTCGTCATGCCCCGAACGTACTACAGCTGTAGTGGCACTGACTACAGCTGTAGTGTGGATCTCATGTCCGATCGCAGGGAGCAGGTGCTCGACGCCGCCATCGCCGTGCTCGGCACGAAAGGGCTGCGCGCGCTGACCCACCGCGCGGTCGACGCCCAGGCCGGGCTCCCGGAAGGCTCGACGTCGAACAGCTTCCGCACCCGCGAGGCCCTGGTCGGCGGCATCCTCGACCGGCTCGTCGAGGTCGAGACCGCGGTGTGGCAGCGCCTGGCCGGCCGGCGCCCGCCCGGCTCACTGGATGACTTCGCCCAGCTCATCGGGGATATGGTGCGCGAGGTCACCGGCCCGGCGAAGGCGCTGACACTGGCCCGGCACGCGATCTTCCACGAGGCGGCGTTCCACCCGGGCCTGCAGGAAAGGATCCGGGCGGCCCGGCAGCGGCTGGCGGCCTGGGGCGAACCGTGGCTGGCGCAGTTCGGTTCGACCGCGCCGCAGGCCGACTACCTGACCGTGCTCGCCCTGCTCGACGGACTGGTGGCCATCCAGCTCGCCTGCCCGGAGCCGGATTTCGACCCGACGCCGTCCATCCTCACCACGCTGCGCGGCATGGCCACCACCTGATCGGTCCAGCGACGCCGTCCCCGGCCGACGGCGCGGTGGTCAGTCGCGGCCGAGCCAGGTGGTGACGCAGGCCTCGTTGCCCTCGGGGTCGGCGAGCACCCGGAACGCGGGCGCCTCCTTGTCGTAGACCACCCGCCCGCCGGCGGCGACGGCCGCCGCGACCCGGCGGTCCGCCTCGTCGTGCGGCACCGAGATGTCGAGGTGGATGCGATTGCGCTGGGTGCGCGGACGGTCCATCTGCTGGAACCACACCGTCGGGCCCTGGCCGTACGGATCGACGACGGCGGCCCCCGGATCGTCGCCCACCTCGGCGTAACCGAGCACCGCCAGCCAGAACGGGCGCACCGCGGCGACGTCGAGCGCGTCGATGGCGATCTCCAGCAGCTGCACGGCGCGCGGCGACCCGCCCGCGGCGTCGGTCCGGTGCCCCGCCGCGGTCAACGCGGCCGACACCCGCACCGCCAGCTCGGTCTCCCGGCCGGTCACCCGCATCGCCCCGGGCACCTGCACCGTCAGCAGGACCCGATCACCACGCAGGTCGAGCAGCAGCCGACGCTCCGCCCCCGGACCGGCCGCCGCCACCGCGAGCGAGGCCACCTCCACCGCCTGTGCCAGCGACGACACCTCCACCGCCGTGCACAACGCACCGAGCACGAACCGCCAGCCGTGACCGGTGACCGCATCGGACGCCTGCTGCCGGGTGAGGACCGCTTCGCTCATGCCCCGATGCTGCCAGGGCGTGCGACGCGCGTACAGCGTTCATGGGGGCGACTCGGGTAGCCTTGCCCGCCATGAGCGGTGGGCAAGGGCAACACGACGATCCACTCGACCGCCTGGCGGCCGAAGAGGACTGGAGCCGCCGCGCCAAGGCGGTCGAGAACCAGGTGGCACGCGAACGGCGCATGCCGTCGCTGCGACCCGCCCGCACGCCGCGACCGCGGCGCGACCGCGAGCCGAGGGGCGGAATCTCCCTCATCTTCGTCGCGCTCGTCGTCGTCATGCTGGTCAGCGCCGTGGCGGCGTGGACCGGCGTCGGCCATCCGTCACTGGTCGTGTTCTTCTTCGTGCTCTCCGGCTGGCTGGTCACCCTCTGCCTGCACGAGTTCTCCCACGCGCTGACCGCGCACCGCGGCGGCGACCACACCGTCGCCGAGAAGGGCTACCTGCGGCTCGACCCCCGCAAGTACGGCCACCCGGTGCTCACGCTGCTGCTGCCGATGCTGTGGCTGCTCATCGGCGGGCTGCCGCTGCCCGGCGGCGCCGTGATGATCGAGAGCCACCGGCTGCGCAACCGCTTCCGCGACGCGCTGGTCTCCGCGGCGGGTCCGGCCGTGAACGTCGCCGCGTCCATCGTGCTGCTGGCGGCCGTGGCGCTGGGCGGCCCGGCCTTCCTCAACTGGGACGCACCGCATCTGACCTTCTGGGCGGGGCTGACGTTCCTCGCCTACCTGCAGGTCGCGACGGCGATCCTCAACCTGCTGCCGGTGCCCGGCCTGGACGGGTACGGGATGATCGAGCCCTACCTGTCCCCCGGCGTGCGCCACGCGGGCAACAAGATCAAGCCGTTCGGCATCCTGATCGTCTTCGCCCTGCTGTACCTGCCGCTGGCGCGGGGCCTGTTCGGCGACGCGACCGTCTTCTTCCTCGACGTCTCCGGCGTGCCACGCGAACTGGCCGCCTACGGCAACTACCTGTTCCAGTTCTGGAAGAGCTGGTGACGCACGGCGCCTGAAGCCGAGTGAGAACCGGCGGGCACCGCTGACCGCCGGCTGCCGCTGTGCCCGATCGCGATCGACCCGCGCCGGGCGGTCAGCGGTCGAACTCACCGTCCTTGGCCGACCTCAGGAACGCCGCCCATTCCTCGCGGGTGAACACGACGACGGGTTCACTGGTGCGGGACCTGCGAATGCGCACCTCTTCGCCGCCCATGCCGACCTCTACGCAAGCCCCGGAGTCGCAGTAGGAACCCACGCGCCATTCGACATGCTGGTTGTCCGATGTCATGGATTGACCCTTCATCGGTGGCTGGCAGCCCAGCGTACAAGGCAGTGACCGCCGTCATGAACTTTCGCGGCACAGTTGGCACAACGGAACAGGTCCGTTCCTCGATGGGGAACGGACCTGTTCGGGACGCCGTCAGTCAGCGACGAAGTCCCCCGCCCTCACCCCCGCGATGAAGGCGGCGAATTCCTGGCGGGTGAAGCGAAGAACCGGCCCCTGCGGATCCTTCGCATCACGCACGCCGACCTCAGGTCCGAACTGCGCGACCTCCACACAGGCGCCGGTGTCACAGCGACTGCTTCTCCGCCAATTGACATGAGACTCGAGATTTGACACGCGAAAAACACAGATCCCTTCTTGGTGTTGGTGGGAGTGGTCTTTCAGGCGGCTTGGCCGCCTAGCTATCGGACTCCGCCCGCAAGGCCGCGATA contains these protein-coding regions:
- a CDS encoding DUF397 domain-containing protein; this encodes MTSDNQHVEWRVGSYCDSGACVEVGMGGEEVRIRRSRTSEPVVVFTREEWAAFLRSAKDGEFDR
- a CDS encoding site-2 protease family protein → MSGGQGQHDDPLDRLAAEEDWSRRAKAVENQVARERRMPSLRPARTPRPRRDREPRGGISLIFVALVVVMLVSAVAAWTGVGHPSLVVFFFVLSGWLVTLCLHEFSHALTAHRGGDHTVAEKGYLRLDPRKYGHPVLTLLLPMLWLLIGGLPLPGGAVMIESHRLRNRFRDALVSAAGPAVNVAASIVLLAAVALGGPAFLNWDAPHLTFWAGLTFLAYLQVATAILNLLPVPGLDGYGMIEPYLSPGVRHAGNKIKPFGILIVFALLYLPLARGLFGDATVFFLDVSGVPRELAAYGNYLFQFWKSW
- a CDS encoding DUF397 domain-containing protein, whose product is MSNLESHVNWRRSSRCDTGACVEVAQFGPEVGVRDAKDPQGPVLRFTRQEFAAFIAGVRAGDFVAD
- a CDS encoding TetR/AcrR family transcriptional regulator translates to MSDRREQVLDAAIAVLGTKGLRALTHRAVDAQAGLPEGSTSNSFRTREALVGGILDRLVEVETAVWQRLAGRRPPGSLDDFAQLIGDMVREVTGPAKALTLARHAIFHEAAFHPGLQERIRAARQRLAAWGEPWLAQFGSTAPQADYLTVLALLDGLVAIQLACPEPDFDPTPSILTTLRGMATT
- a CDS encoding VOC family protein, with product MSEAVLTRQQASDAVTGHGWRFVLGALCTAVEVSSLAQAVEVASLAVAAAGPGAERRLLLDLRGDRVLLTVQVPGAMRVTGRETELAVRVSAALTAAGHRTDAAGGSPRAVQLLEIAIDALDVAAVRPFWLAVLGYAEVGDDPGAAVVDPYGQGPTVWFQQMDRPRTQRNRIHLDISVPHDEADRRVAAAVAAGGRVVYDKEAPAFRVLADPEGNEACVTTWLGRD